A section of the Leptospira kobayashii genome encodes:
- a CDS encoding D-alanine--D-alanine ligase family protein, with product MQTVLLASDVYDFKPTLLTGEWESLDSIELLRKEIIGLGYRCTIFHSQEKILSTILGFVGANEKDKLIVWNLVEGYSSRNREGYIPSICEYLGICHTGSDSYAQHISLDKYRTKEIARKLGIKTPEDQVIRKGKDFSLNLKFPIFAKPNGEGSSIGISEKNIIRNQEEFDSLISELFKTFDTILLEEYIEGSDLTVAILGNDPDYFASNVARVDYPGKVYSSKIKSKAEMPEKLIFDLEEEIMLSVQNASLALAGEIQISGYGRVDFILRGNDVYFLEINLTPGFSPVYSSLPILWQNSGKPYRELVEACLEFAKKEHLESKRFNYGKGE from the coding sequence TTGCAGACAGTACTTCTCGCTAGCGATGTATACGATTTCAAACCCACTCTGCTTACGGGAGAATGGGAATCCTTGGATTCCATTGAACTCTTGCGTAAGGAAATCATTGGGCTTGGCTACCGATGTACAATTTTTCATTCTCAGGAAAAAATCCTGTCCACGATTTTAGGATTCGTCGGAGCTAATGAAAAAGACAAACTCATCGTTTGGAATTTGGTCGAAGGGTATTCCTCCAGAAACAGAGAAGGTTATATTCCCTCCATATGCGAGTATTTGGGAATTTGCCATACCGGCTCGGATTCTTATGCACAACATATCAGCCTGGATAAATATAGAACGAAAGAAATCGCTAGAAAATTAGGAATCAAAACTCCCGAAGACCAAGTCATCCGAAAAGGGAAAGACTTTTCTCTGAATCTTAAGTTTCCTATTTTTGCAAAACCGAATGGAGAAGGATCAAGCATAGGAATCTCTGAAAAAAATATCATTCGTAATCAGGAAGAATTTGATTCGTTGATTTCCGAATTATTCAAAACTTTTGATACGATTCTTTTGGAAGAATACATCGAAGGTAGTGATCTAACAGTTGCTATTCTGGGAAATGATCCGGATTATTTCGCAAGCAACGTGGCAAGAGTCGATTATCCCGGAAAAGTTTATTCTTCCAAGATAAAATCCAAAGCAGAGATGCCTGAAAAATTGATTTTTGATCTGGAAGAGGAAATCATGCTTAGCGTTCAAAATGCCTCTTTGGCATTGGCGGGGGAAATCCAAATTTCAGGATACGGACGAGTTGATTTCATTCTAAGAGGAAACGATGTGTATTTTTTGGAAATCAATCTCACTCCCGGTTTTTCACCGGTGTATTCTAGCCTGCCTATACTTTGGCAAAATTCGGGAAAACCTTATCGGGAACTAGTGGAAGCCTGTTTGGAATTTGCAAAAAAAGAACATTTGGAATCCAAAAGATTTAATTACGGAAAAGGTGAGTGA
- a CDS encoding iron-containing redox enzyme family protein: protein MNPFEEKLKSDVQNHPVLKNPWLLGRKKEINFEDLILWLSQEYFVSIGFVDWFLLVAAKTRNQKAKIVLVENIWEELGEGKLEDTHVSILETFLTKLGFDLQTNTILSETKEYLSDMSAIIQKGFFYGLGALGPANEYLLKLEYSLVSDAYQVLKEKRNLPEGKFFTVNLDADEGHSKRMFDLIGETALTEREKEEVEQGNLLALNAREKFYIGLERISPSRKLIFST from the coding sequence ATGAATCCTTTCGAAGAAAAATTAAAATCAGACGTACAAAATCATCCTGTTTTAAAAAACCCATGGCTACTCGGCCGAAAAAAAGAAATCAACTTTGAAGATCTGATCTTATGGTTATCCCAGGAATATTTCGTATCCATCGGATTTGTGGACTGGTTTCTTCTGGTTGCCGCAAAAACAAGAAATCAAAAGGCAAAAATCGTTCTTGTGGAAAATATCTGGGAAGAGTTAGGCGAAGGTAAACTAGAGGACACTCATGTTTCTATTTTGGAAACCTTTCTTACAAAACTAGGATTTGATCTGCAAACCAATACCATACTTTCCGAAACGAAAGAATACTTGTCCGATATGTCGGCCATCATCCAAAAAGGATTTTTTTACGGGTTGGGAGCGCTTGGACCTGCAAATGAATATCTTTTGAAATTGGAATATTCCCTCGTATCTGATGCGTACCAGGTGTTGAAAGAAAAACGGAATCTGCCGGAAGGGAAATTCTTCACTGTCAACTTGGATGCAGATGAAGGTCATAGCAAAAGAATGTTCGATTTGATCGGTGAAACTGCTCTCACGGAAAGGGAAAAGGAAGAAGTAGAACAGGGAAACTTACTCGCGTTAAACGCACGTGAAAAATTTTACATAGGTCTTGAGAGAATTTCTCCCAGTAGAAAACTTATTTTTTCGACTTAA